Part of the Longimicrobiaceae bacterium genome is shown below.
GCGGGGTGGATCGCCGGGTCGATGTCGCTCTCCCACCTCTGGGTGCTGCACCTGGAGGCGCGGCTGGACCAGGCGGAGCAGGAGCTTTCCCGCCTCGGCACCCGCGCCGACCCGTTCCTGGACTTCCTCCTCCGCCAGTTCGCCGAGAAGGCGCTGTTCTACTCGGCCGAGGGGCGCGAGGGCGTGAGCCTGCTCTACCAGGCGTGGGTGGAGGGCGGGCTGGCGAAGGAGGGCTACGAAGCACGCATTACGCTATGGGACGGGCGGACGCCCAGCGCCGAGCTGCGCCTCAGCGACTCGCAGATCCCGCCGGAGCTGGTGCCGGGGATGCTCGCGTCGGCCCGCGCGGCCGAGGAGCCCATCGTGCAGCGTTACACCGAGCTGGACGAGCTGCACTACCTGCTCGTCGTCCCCCTCCCGGGGGGCCGGACGATCTCCGTGGCCGTCCCGCCGCGCCGCAGCCTGGGCCGCTCCACCGCGCTCGCCCGGTTCCTCGATCCCGGAGGAGATTCGGACCCGGAGGGCGGGATCACCAGCCTGAGCCTGGTCACCGCACCGCCGGGGCCGCGCGCGCTGCCGGAGGGCGGCATGCGCTGGATCGCCACGCGCGACGGGTGGCGCAGCGAGGCGGTGGTGGAGTTCCCGTCCGGCCCCATGCACGCCCACCTGCTGGTGCAGACGCCGTCGCGCACGATGCTGCTGGTGCACGGGCTGCTGGGCGAGTTCGGCATCGTTGTGGTGATGGCGCTGCTCTGGTCGCTCGCGCGGACGCTGTGCGGCGAGCCGTTCGGCGTGGACCCCGGCGGTTGGGGATGGCTGTGGAGCTTCCGGGGGCGGCTCACGCTGGCCCTCTTCGCCTTCTTCCTTCTCCCCATGGCGGCGTTCGGCGCCACCACGTACCAGGCGCTGTCGCGGGAGGTCGTGCGCACCGCGTCCGCTCTCGCGCAGCGGGCGCTGGGCCAGGCGGCGGGGGAGATGCAGTCCGCGCCGTTGGAGCAGCTGGGCCCGCTCGTCGGCTCCGACCTGCTCCTCTATCACCGGGGCGTGCTCGTGGAGGGCACGTCGCCGGAGGTGATCGACCTGGGCCTCTACCACACCTGGCTGCCCGCACGCGTGCAGCTGGACTTCAGCGTCGCGGAGGGAACGGCGGAAGAGGAGGAGCGCAAGCTCGCGGGCCACCGCTACCTGGTCTCCTACCGCCGCCTGGGCGCCAGCGATGTGCTGGCCGCGCCCGTCCCCCTCGCCTCGGCAGAGATTTCTCGGCGCCAGCACGAGCTGGCCTCGGTGGTCCTCCTCGCCAGCCTGGCCGGCGCCGCGCTGTCGGTCGTCCTCGCGCTGCTGGTGGGACGCGCGTTCTCGCGGCCCATCGAGGGGCTGAGCCGCGCGGCGGCGGCCGTGGGCGCGGGCGACCTGTCCGTGCGCCTCCCGGCAAGGAGGCGCGACGAGTTCGGCGGGCTCTTCCGCTCGTTCAACCGCATGGTACGCGGGCTGCGGCAGGCCCGCGGCGACCTGGAGCGCGAGACGGAGCGGACGGAGGCGATCGTCTCCGAGGCGGGCACGGGCGTGCTGGCGCTGGACTCCGCGGGCCGCATCGCCCTCATCAACCGCCGCGCCTGCCAGATCATGGGCGTGGAGCTGGAGGCCGGGCAGCGCATCCCCCGCGACCTGCCGATGCCCGCCGTGGTCGCGGAGGCCGTCTCGGCCTTCCTCGCATCGGGCGCGCGCGAGTGGGCGGACGAGCGCGAGGTGGACGACCGCGTGGTGCGCATGCGCCTGCGCCGCCTGCCCGTGCCGGTGAGCGACCGCGGCGCCGTGCTGGTGCTGGAGGACGTGACGGCGGAGATCCGGTCCGCGCGCGTGCTGGCGTGGGGCGAGATGGCCCGCCAGGTCGCGCACGAGATCAAGAACCCGCTCACACCCATCAAGCTGGCCGTGCAGCACATCCGCCGCGCGCACGCTGACCGGCGCGACGACTTCGGCGCCATCCTGGACCGCAACGTCGACGCGGTGCTTCGCGAGATCGACCGCCTGGGCGAGATCGCGCGCGCGTTCGCCCGGTTCGGCACCCCGTCGGACTCCGCCCAGCCGCCGGAGCCGGTGGACGTGGGGCCCGTCGCGAACGAGACGCTGGCGCTGTACCGCGGCGGGCAGGACGGCATCGCCTACCGCGTGGAGGTGGAGCCGAGCACCCCGCGCGCCTTCGCACGCGTGGGCGAGCTGAAGGAGGTGCTGGTGAACGTGCTGGAGAACGCCCGCGCCGCCCTCCCCGAAGGCGGCGAGGTCGCCATCTCCGCGCGGCCGGTTGGCGGCGGCGCGTGGGTGCAGCTCGACGTGGCGGACACCGGAGAAGGCATCCCCGCGGACCTGCTGCCACGCGTGTTCGAGCCGCAGTTCTCCACCCGCACCAGCGGCACCGGCCTGGGCCTCGCCATCGTCCGCCGCCTCGTGGAATCCTGGGGCGGGGAGGTGACGGTCGATTCTGAGCCCGGCGCCGGCACCACCGTCCACGTGCGGCTGCGGTCGGAAAACGCCTGGGCCGCCATGCAACTCACGGACGAAAACGATAGACCGAAAACCGGTCTATAACTTATCCCCAACCCCGACGACTGACCGAGCAGAAGTTCTCTGCGGATCTGCTATGGGGTGTGGAACGTCTACGTCCTCGCTCTGTAGTGGAAGACGCTTGGGCTTCCCGAGCGTGATTCTTACCCAAACTTTCAACTGGTTCTATGTCTCATATCCCGCCGCGAATTCGCCACCAGCTTAGGGCTGAAGTCGGCTTTGGATGTCCCGTTGACGGTTGCGGATGCCCTTTTTTGGAGTATCACCACTTTGACCCACCACGCAGAGTGCGAGATCACAACGACCCGGCGGGGATGATTGCGCTTTGCGCTCGCTGCCATGACCAGGCAGACGGAGGAGCATGGACTGTTGATCAACTACGCGCAATGAAACGATCTCGGGACCCGCGACTTCGTGAGAGATTTAGGTGGCTCAGGCGTGACATGGTTACAGCAGTAGGGGGAACCCTCTTTCAGGTCAAAACTCCGCTT
Proteins encoded:
- a CDS encoding ATP-binding protein, translating into MNDSVEGGGQQAPGHAPAGPRAVAGWAAGWAAVVALAWWTSALTPGWLAASAVLALAWALLAREAGRAWRMAASVAFLAALSIGAGVQFRLYQVAADWEHVRASAEEKAAGDLREGLDDLLQRAEAAVSGAASAAQATRARPGAPAPPALFTRLAEMRADAGVSALAVYGPDGSPLAWSGEHRGNVPEAVRTGQAEYSFSSGPLFGYVYFTRRFAGGRTAVAAVLLEAHVAVGEGGRPFADRFTQTHGLTPRFTTPDRAQGASVWDWSLGKPILSVVFATLTQERWRDRVAERGRWAVGIAWLAAALLVCGAWFRTRRTPGVPVIAGTAALLALPLGSMAGAEGVFSPLRFVLPLPGDVNLGQLFIVLCGVAVWVLSRSRPGRLMARIPLLVRTAAAAAALAGAAWIVRASVAEGVLAEHAAGGVGLVLAMTLLASLPLLALLSRSPREVPRRERVELVAFGLVLAALLGIALVFWWRPGRDLPFWTAALWAIPFGVVAAVLPRSQVGRGALLPWIAAGWIAGSMSLSHLWVLHLEARLDQAEQELSRLGTRADPFLDFLLRQFAEKALFYSAEGREGVSLLYQAWVEGGLAKEGYEARITLWDGRTPSAELRLSDSQIPPELVPGMLASARAAEEPIVQRYTELDELHYLLVVPLPGGRTISVAVPPRRSLGRSTALARFLDPGGDSDPEGGITSLSLVTAPPGPRALPEGGMRWIATRDGWRSEAVVEFPSGPMHAHLLVQTPSRTMLLVHGLLGEFGIVVVMALLWSLARTLCGEPFGVDPGGWGWLWSFRGRLTLALFAFFLLPMAAFGATTYQALSREVVRTASALAQRALGQAAGEMQSAPLEQLGPLVGSDLLLYHRGVLVEGTSPEVIDLGLYHTWLPARVQLDFSVAEGTAEEEERKLAGHRYLVSYRRLGASDVLAAPVPLASAEISRRQHELASVVLLASLAGAALSVVLALLVGRAFSRPIEGLSRAAAAVGAGDLSVRLPARRRDEFGGLFRSFNRMVRGLRQARGDLERETERTEAIVSEAGTGVLALDSAGRIALINRRACQIMGVELEAGQRIPRDLPMPAVVAEAVSAFLASGAREWADEREVDDRVVRMRLRRLPVPVSDRGAVLVLEDVTAEIRSARVLAWGEMARQVAHEIKNPLTPIKLAVQHIRRAHADRRDDFGAILDRNVDAVLREIDRLGEIARAFARFGTPSDSAQPPEPVDVGPVANETLALYRGGQDGIAYRVEVEPSTPRAFARVGELKEVLVNVLENARAALPEGGEVAISARPVGGGAWVQLDVADTGEGIPADLLPRVFEPQFSTRTSGTGLGLAIVRRLVESWGGEVTVDSEPGAGTTVHVRLRSENAWAAMQLTDENDRPKTGL